In a single window of the Bacteroidales bacterium genome:
- the greA gene encoding transcription elongation factor GreA encodes MMTKINYYTAEGLKKLKEELTRLTSIERPLISKQIAEARDKGDLSENAEYDAAKDAQGMLEMKISKLEEIISNARIIDESKISTSKAMILSIVTIKNTKNRKTMQYTLVSENEADLKTGKIAINSPIGKALLGRKVGDKVEVDAPAGKIKLEIVKISK; translated from the coding sequence ATTATGACAAAAATCAATTATTATACCGCAGAAGGGTTAAAAAAACTTAAAGAAGAATTAACGCGTTTGACAAGTATTGAAAGACCTTTGATTTCAAAACAAATTGCTGAAGCCAGAGACAAGGGTGATTTAAGTGAAAATGCAGAATATGATGCCGCAAAAGACGCACAGGGTATGCTTGAAATGAAAATTTCAAAACTCGAGGAAATAATAAGTAATGCAAGAATAATTGATGAATCAAAGATAAGCACTTCCAAAGCAATGATATTGTCAATTGTTACTATAAAAAATACAAAAAACAGAAAAACTATGCAATATACTCTTGTTTCGGAAAATGAAGCTGATTTAAAAACAGGAAAAATTGCAATTAATTCTCCGATAGGTAAAGCTTTACTTGGAAGAAAAGTTGGAGATAAAGTTGAAGTAGATGCTCCCGCCGGTAAAATAAAACTTGAAATAGTTAAAATCAGTAAATAA
- a CDS encoding aspartate aminotransferase family protein, whose amino-acid sequence MLTHKPLFLQYLAKTSSEPIMLEPERAKGIYIYDIEGKKYIDLISGISVSNIGHCNTSVSNAVKKQLSKYSHLMVYGEYVQSPQVLFAKMLSTHLPENLNSVYFVNSGSEAVEGALKLSKRYTGRTEIIAFKNSYHGSTYGAMSVTGNENYKSKFQPLLPDVKFLKFDSVDDLKNISRKTACVIAEPIQGEAGVIIPENDFLKQLRKKCTETGTLLVLDEAQTGFGRTGSLFAFEQFGVTPDILCLAKAIGGGMPLGAFISSKKIMSCLSENPALGHITTFGGHPVSCAAAIASLEFILKNNLIEKINKKEKLFRELLVHHSIKEIRSKGLMFAVDFGDEKLNKKIIINCIANGIITDWFLFNAQSMRIAPPLTITEEQIKKSCEIILKSIC is encoded by the coding sequence ATGCTTACACATAAACCATTATTTCTGCAATATCTGGCGAAAACATCTTCCGAGCCAATAATGCTTGAGCCGGAAAGAGCCAAAGGAATATACATTTACGATATTGAAGGCAAGAAATATATTGATTTGATTTCGGGAATTTCCGTTAGTAATATAGGTCATTGTAATACTTCGGTAAGCAATGCAGTAAAAAAACAGTTGAGTAAATATTCTCATCTTATGGTTTATGGCGAATATGTGCAATCGCCGCAGGTTTTGTTTGCTAAAATGCTTTCTACTCATTTACCGGAAAATTTGAACTCGGTGTATTTTGTAAATTCGGGTAGTGAGGCAGTGGAAGGTGCTTTAAAGCTGTCAAAGAGATATACAGGAAGAACGGAAATAATTGCATTTAAAAATTCATATCATGGAAGTACGTATGGAGCAATGAGTGTAACGGGGAATGAAAATTACAAATCTAAATTCCAACCACTTTTACCAGATGTAAAATTTTTAAAATTTGATAGTGTTGATGATTTAAAAAATATATCCCGTAAAACTGCATGTGTTATAGCTGAGCCAATTCAGGGTGAAGCAGGAGTTATAATTCCCGAAAATGATTTTTTAAAACAACTTCGTAAAAAATGTACCGAAACAGGAACTTTACTGGTATTAGATGAAGCACAAACAGGATTCGGAAGGACAGGTAGTTTGTTTGCGTTCGAACAATTCGGAGTTACACCCGACATACTTTGTCTGGCAAAAGCAATAGGTGGAGGAATGCCACTCGGAGCTTTTATCTCATCGAAAAAAATAATGAGTTGTCTTTCAGAAAATCCTGCACTTGGACATATAACAACATTTGGCGGACATCCTGTTAGCTGCGCTGCTGCCATTGCTTCATTAGAATTTATTTTAAAAAATAATTTGATTGAAAAAATTAATAAAAAAGAAAAATTATTCAGGGAACTTCTCGTTCATCATTCAATAAAAGAAATAAGAAGCAAGGGTTTAATGTTTGCTGTTGATTTTGGTGATGAAAAATTAAATAAAAAAATAATAATAAATTGCATTGCTAACGGAATTATTACCGACTGGTTTTTGTTTAATGCTCAATCAATGCGAATAGCGCCACCTCTTACAATTACCGAAGAACAA
- the ileS gene encoding isoleucine--tRNA ligase: MKEKYAEYKSLNLPSIDKEILKFWKANSVFEKSVETRKGKKEFVFYEGPPSANGLPGIHHVMARTIKDIFCRYRTLKGYLVKRKAGWDTHGLPIEIAVEKTLGITKDDIGKKISIIDYNNSCRKDVMKYKDKWDEITIKLGFWLDLENPYITFDNKYIESVWYLLKELYKKELLYKGYSIQPYSPAAGTGLSTHELNQPGCYKNVKDTTIVAQFKIVKNEHPLISELFKNHSGDVFFLAWTTTPWTLPSNTALAVGKNIDYVVVKTFNQYNFKPVTVILAKALMNNFFSEKNSELKIEEYQEGQKEIPFQVIGEYKGSKLDGMRYEQLMPYSQPTDGDAFKVVIGDFVSTEDGTGIVHIAPSFGADDFRMSKLYGLGSLTMVDKQGKFIETMGEFAGKFVKNEYKENYDPKEKTIDVDIAIKLKEENKAFKIEKYEHSYPHCWRTDKPILYYPLDSWFVKTTALREKMLELNNTINWKPASTGTGRFGNWLENMVDWNLSRSRYWGVPLPVWRSDDGKEELCVGSVAELKEEIEKSIKAGFMKSNPLGDFAPNDFSKENYEKFDLHRPFADEIILVSPSGKKMFRETDLIDVWFDSGSMPYAQFHYPFENKNLKEYFPADFIAEGVDQTRGWFYTLHAIAVMVFGSVAYKTVVSNGLVLDKNGNKMSKRLGNAVNPFETIEKYGADATRWYMITNSQVWDNLKFDTDGISEIQRKFFGTLYNTYAFFALYANIDNFKYSEEEIPVPERPEIDQWIISTLNSLIKEVDEAYFNYEATKAGRAIQYFLDGHLSNWYVRLCRRRFWKGEYSKDKIAAYQTLYKCLEVIAQLSSPLAPFFMERIFLDLNEVTKKYNVESIHLTDFPTFNKKLINKELEEKMEIAQKVSSMVLSLRKKVNIRVRQPLSKILIPATDEKFIKKIKSVENLILSETNVKELEIITDIGDKVIKKIKPNFKILGPKYGKQMKDIANAVNNFSQLQINKIETEGKFELKDLNIEITPEDVDITTEDIPGWLVTNDGSITAALDITITEKLLEEGIAREMVNRIQNLRKDSGLDVTDKIILKIQKHDKINSAIKNNLLYICTETLTATLDLVDALDKSDAVVLEIDDNAETLISINKK; the protein is encoded by the coding sequence ATGAAAGAAAAATACGCTGAATACAAATCGCTCAACCTACCTTCAATTGACAAGGAAATACTGAAATTCTGGAAAGCTAATAGCGTGTTTGAAAAAAGTGTGGAAACAAGAAAAGGAAAAAAGGAATTTGTTTTTTATGAAGGTCCTCCTTCAGCCAACGGACTTCCCGGGATACATCATGTTATGGCGCGAACCATAAAAGATATTTTCTGCCGCTACCGAACACTTAAAGGATATCTTGTGAAACGCAAAGCGGGATGGGATACACATGGATTACCTATCGAAATTGCAGTTGAAAAAACACTTGGAATTACAAAAGATGATATAGGAAAAAAAATATCTATTATTGATTACAACAATTCATGCCGTAAGGATGTAATGAAATATAAAGACAAGTGGGATGAAATTACCATAAAGCTCGGATTCTGGCTCGACCTTGAAAATCCTTACATTACTTTCGATAATAAATATATAGAATCTGTCTGGTATTTGCTGAAAGAACTTTATAAAAAAGAACTTTTATATAAAGGTTATTCTATTCAGCCGTATTCACCTGCCGCAGGCACCGGTTTGAGCACGCACGAACTTAATCAACCGGGATGTTATAAAAATGTTAAGGATACTACAATTGTTGCTCAGTTTAAAATTGTAAAAAATGAACATCCTTTAATTTCCGAATTATTTAAAAATCATTCCGGTGATGTTTTCTTTCTTGCATGGACAACAACTCCATGGACATTGCCTTCAAACACGGCACTTGCCGTTGGTAAAAATATTGATTATGTTGTTGTAAAAACTTTTAATCAGTATAATTTTAAACCGGTTACTGTTATTCTTGCAAAAGCCCTTATGAATAATTTCTTTTCTGAAAAAAATTCAGAATTAAAAATTGAAGAATATCAAGAGGGACAAAAAGAAATTCCGTTTCAGGTTATTGGTGAATATAAAGGAAGCAAACTCGACGGAATGCGTTACGAACAATTGATGCCATACTCTCAGCCCACTGATGGCGATGCTTTTAAAGTTGTAATAGGTGATTTTGTTTCTACCGAAGATGGAACAGGCATAGTTCATATTGCACCGAGTTTTGGTGCCGATGACTTTCGCATGAGCAAATTATACGGATTAGGTTCTCTCACAATGGTTGATAAACAAGGAAAATTTATTGAAACAATGGGAGAATTTGCAGGAAAATTTGTGAAAAATGAATACAAAGAAAATTATGACCCGAAAGAAAAAACCATTGACGTTGATATTGCAATAAAATTAAAAGAAGAAAATAAAGCATTTAAAATAGAAAAATACGAACACTCCTATCCACATTGCTGGAGAACCGACAAGCCGATATTATATTATCCTCTCGACTCGTGGTTTGTGAAGACCACCGCATTGAGAGAAAAAATGCTCGAGTTAAATAATACAATCAACTGGAAACCGGCTTCTACGGGAACAGGACGTTTTGGCAACTGGCTTGAAAATATGGTTGACTGGAATTTATCGCGTTCACGATACTGGGGAGTGCCTTTACCCGTTTGGAGAAGCGATGATGGTAAAGAAGAGCTGTGTGTTGGTTCTGTTGCCGAACTAAAAGAAGAAATTGAAAAGTCAATTAAAGCAGGATTCATGAAGTCAAATCCTCTCGGTGATTTTGCTCCAAATGATTTTTCCAAAGAGAATTATGAAAAATTTGATTTGCATCGTCCGTTTGCCGATGAAATAATTCTTGTTTCCCCGTCAGGTAAAAAAATGTTCAGAGAAACGGATTTGATTGATGTATGGTTCGATTCCGGCTCAATGCCTTATGCACAATTTCATTATCCTTTCGAAAATAAAAATTTAAAAGAATATTTTCCTGCCGATTTTATTGCCGAAGGTGTTGACCAGACAAGAGGATGGTTTTATACATTACACGCAATTGCCGTAATGGTATTCGGTTCGGTGGCATATAAAACCGTTGTTTCAAACGGATTGGTGCTTGATAAAAATGGAAATAAAATGTCGAAACGACTTGGCAATGCGGTAAATCCCTTCGAAACAATTGAAAAATACGGCGCTGATGCCACTCGCTGGTACATGATTACAAACTCACAGGTATGGGATAATCTCAAATTTGACACAGACGGTATTTCCGAAATCCAAAGGAAATTTTTTGGTACACTTTATAACACTTATGCATTTTTTGCACTTTATGCAAACATTGATAATTTTAAATATTCCGAAGAAGAGATTCCTGTTCCCGAGCGACCTGAAATTGACCAGTGGATTATTTCAACTTTAAATTCACTGATAAAAGAAGTTGATGAAGCATATTTTAATTATGAAGCCACAAAGGCAGGCAGAGCCATACAATATTTTCTTGATGGACATTTGAGTAACTGGTATGTTCGACTTTGCCGCAGACGATTCTGGAAAGGCGAATACAGCAAAGATAAAATAGCAGCGTATCAAACTCTTTACAAATGTCTTGAAGTTATTGCTCAGCTTTCTTCTCCACTTGCACCATTTTTTATGGAAAGAATATTTCTTGATTTGAATGAAGTTACAAAAAAATATAATGTTGAATCAATTCATTTGACGGACTTTCCAACATTCAATAAAAAGCTTATCAATAAAGAACTTGAAGAAAAAATGGAAATTGCCCAGAAAGTTTCTTCAATGGTACTTTCGTTAAGAAAAAAAGTTAATATAAGAGTGCGACAGCCTTTGAGCAAAATTTTAATTCCTGCAACAGATGAAAAATTTATTAAAAAAATAAAATCTGTAGAAAATCTAATATTATCCGAAACCAATGTTAAAGAGCTTGAAATTATAACCGACATAGGTGATAAGGTTATTAAAAAAATAAAACCGAACTTCAAAATTCTCGGACCCAAGTATGGTAAACAAATGAAAGATATTGCCAATGCTGTAAATAATTTCAGTCAGCTCCAGATAAATAAAATTGAAACCGAAGGTAAATTTGAACTGAAAGATTTGAATATAGAAATTACACCCGAAGATGTTGATATCACAACAGAAGATATACCCGGCTGGCTTGTAACCAATGATGGCAGCATAACAGCTGCTCTTGATATAACCATAACCGAAAAACTCCTTGAAGAAGGAATTGCACGTGAAATGGTGAACAGAATCCAGAACCTTAGGAAAGACAGTGGTCTTGATGTAACTGATAAAATAATTCTAAAAATACAAAAACATGATAAAATAAATAGTGCAATTAAAAATAATTTATTGTATATTTGTACTGAAACTCTGACAGCTACGTTGGATTTAGTTGATGCGCTTGATAAATCCGATGCCGTTGTGTTGGAAATTGACGACAATGCAGAAACATTAATATCTATTAATAAAAAATAA
- a CDS encoding TraR/DksA C4-type zinc finger protein, with protein sequence MKKNQEKQEKTRYSDKELQEFKNIILKKLEEARNDLQLLVENYTSKNNDTNDTSPTFKILEEGAQVLSKEENAQLAARQSKFIKGLEAALVRIENKTFGICRVTGKLIPKERLMLVPHATLSMEAKKEQYKNQEAVTVTSTSEEVE encoded by the coding sequence ATGAAAAAAAATCAGGAAAAACAGGAAAAGACCAGATATTCAGATAAGGAACTTCAAGAATTTAAAAATATTATTTTAAAGAAACTTGAAGAAGCCCGCAATGACTTGCAATTACTGGTAGAAAACTATACTTCGAAAAACAACGACACAAATGATACTTCTCCTACTTTTAAAATTCTTGAAGAAGGTGCTCAGGTATTAAGTAAAGAAGAAAATGCACAATTGGCTGCCCGCCAATCAAAATTTATAAAAGGACTTGAAGCGGCATTAGTAAGAATTGAAAACAAAACATTCGGAATTTGCCGTGTAACAGGAAAATTAATACCTAAAGAACGCTTAATGCTTGTTCCTCATGCTACTTTAAGCATGGAAGCTAAAAAAGAACAGTATAAAAATCAGGAAGCTGTCACTGTAACAAGTACAAGCGAAGAAGTAGAATAA
- a CDS encoding HIT family protein yields the protein MPSIFTKIINNEIPGYKVAENDKFIAILDIFPLTKGHTLVILKKEIDYIFDIEDNIYKEFFLFAKKVSKGIEKVVKCKKIGVVVEGLEVPHAHIHLIPLNRPGDMNFAHPKLTLTKEEFTEIAEKIKLAI from the coding sequence ATGCCTTCAATATTTACAAAAATTATAAATAATGAAATTCCCGGATACAAAGTAGCCGAGAACGATAAATTTATCGCAATTCTCGATATATTTCCTTTAACAAAAGGACATACTCTTGTTATATTGAAAAAGGAAATTGATTATATTTTTGATATTGAAGATAATATATATAAAGAATTTTTTCTTTTTGCAAAAAAAGTATCGAAAGGAATAGAAAAAGTTGTTAAATGCAAAAAAATTGGTGTAGTGGTTGAAGGACTTGAAGTACCGCATGCTCATATTCATCTTATACCATTAAACCGCCCCGGTGATATGAATTTTGCACATCCAAAACTTACTTTAACTAAAGAAGAATTCACTGAAATTGCTGAAAAAATCAAATTGGCAATTTGA
- a CDS encoding lipoprotein signal peptidase encodes MQKLKLLWKPVAIIFFILLIDQIFKVWIKTHFFLDEETTVIKNLFYLHFTENNGMAFGYEFGGIYGKLILSTVRLIAVVAIGWYLYVLCINKASIGLIAGFSFVLAGALGNIIDSLFYGLLFNESTYFQIAEFLPNSGGYGTFLHGKVVDMLYFPVIKGHFPGWFPLWKNEMFTFFRPIFNISDSSITIGVIYMILFQRKFFVQTKSLENEVNNSSEDK; translated from the coding sequence ATGCAGAAGCTAAAATTACTGTGGAAACCGGTTGCGATTATTTTTTTTATTTTATTGATTGACCAGATTTTTAAAGTTTGGATAAAAACTCATTTTTTTCTTGATGAAGAAACAACTGTTATCAAAAATTTATTTTATCTTCATTTCACAGAGAACAACGGAATGGCTTTCGGTTATGAATTTGGAGGAATATACGGAAAACTTATTCTCAGTACAGTTAGATTAATTGCTGTAGTTGCTATTGGATGGTATTTATATGTTCTTTGCATTAATAAAGCTTCAATAGGTTTGATTGCAGGGTTTTCATTTGTTCTTGCAGGTGCCCTTGGAAATATTATTGACAGCTTATTTTATGGCTTGTTGTTCAACGAAAGTACATATTTTCAGATAGCTGAATTTTTACCAAACAGCGGAGGATATGGAACTTTTCTGCATGGCAAAGTTGTTGATATGCTTTATTTCCCCGTTATAAAAGGACATTTTCCCGGATGGTTTCCTTTATGGAAAAATGAAATGTTTACTTTTTTTCGTCCTATTTTTAATATCTCCGATTCATCAATTACAATAGGTGTTATTTATATGATTCTTTTTCAGAGGAAATTTTTTGTACAAACGAAAAGTTTGGAAAACGAAGTGAATAATTCTTCCGAAGATAAATAG
- a CDS encoding PorV/PorQ family protein: MRKVLISFAIIGLVVFSAHNTAKAGNPDRAGQAGAGELLINPWARSSGWAGANSGCVRGLEGMYLNIAGTAFTKKTEILFAHTVWLKGSDVNINSFGITQKVGKTGVLGLGVMLMNFGNIMITTVDQPEGGLGEFSPTFTNIGVSYAKAFSNSIYGGINFRIISEQISDMKGMGLAIDAGIQYVTGPTDNVKFGIALKNVGTRMKYNGDGLTFRSDAPGSSYTMAISQRSQDFELPSLINIGFAYDINIKENYRLTPALCFTSNSFTKDQYSGGLEFGFSRYFMLRAGYLYEKGITKASDRTTVFTGLAAGFTLRVPLSSKEKEKSKDKGSSFFELDYSYRATNPFDGSHSIGVRINL; encoded by the coding sequence ATGAGAAAAGTATTAATATCATTTGCAATAATTGGATTAGTAGTATTTTCGGCACACAATACTGCAAAAGCCGGAAATCCCGACAGAGCAGGTCAGGCAGGTGCCGGAGAATTATTAATTAACCCATGGGCAAGAAGTTCCGGATGGGCTGGTGCAAATAGCGGTTGTGTGAGAGGTTTGGAAGGCATGTATCTGAATATTGCTGGTACTGCTTTTACAAAAAAAACCGAAATATTATTTGCTCATACTGTATGGCTGAAAGGAAGTGATGTAAACATAAACTCTTTTGGTATAACACAAAAAGTAGGCAAAACCGGTGTGCTTGGTTTAGGAGTGATGCTGATGAATTTCGGCAATATTATGATTACAACCGTTGACCAACCGGAAGGAGGACTCGGTGAATTTTCTCCTACTTTTACAAATATTGGTGTTTCTTATGCAAAAGCATTTTCCAACAGTATCTACGGGGGAATTAATTTCAGGATAATCTCCGAACAGATTTCCGATATGAAAGGAATGGGACTTGCTATTGATGCCGGAATACAATATGTTACCGGTCCTACCGATAATGTTAAATTCGGAATTGCCTTAAAAAATGTAGGAACAAGAATGAAATATAACGGTGACGGATTAACTTTCAGGTCTGACGCTCCCGGTTCTTCATATACAATGGCTATCTCACAGCGCTCACAGGATTTTGAACTTCCTTCTTTGATAAATATCGGCTTTGCTTATGACATTAACATTAAAGAAAATTACAGGTTAACTCCTGCTTTATGTTTCACTTCAAATTCATTTACAAAAGACCAGTACAGTGGCGGCTTGGAATTTGGATTCAGCAGATATTTTATGCTGAGAGCAGGTTACTTATATGAAAAAGGTATCACCAAAGCAAGTGACAGGACTACAGTTTTCACAGGTCTGGCTGCCGGCTTTACTTTGCGGGTTCCTCTCAGCAGCAAAGAAAAAGAAAAAAGCAAAGATAAAGGAAGTTCGTTTTTCGAACTTGATTATTCTTACCGGGCAACAAATCCCTTTGATGGTTCACATAGTATTGGAGTAAGAATAAATTTGTAA